In the Bacillota bacterium genome, one interval contains:
- a CDS encoding DUF1802 family protein, whose protein sequence is MKLWATVIRGLDRGDQTLILLPAVKEGEAGGVEADRFYLYPVFEGQRHELLAAGLRDLLVSQVSMEDAGPGRVSMRHWVRVSDIRRIDSEAALRALEPFLVVDPIRYPREVLGWEPGQALWVVVVRVFRMRRSQSVPLRPEYEEDRRWVTLDASDARELPPIPPAGFEICISDTAFSHDRAEILKTLAPYA, encoded by the coding sequence TTGAAGCTCTGGGCCACGGTCATCCGCGGGCTCGACCGCGGCGACCAGACGCTGATCCTGCTTCCTGCCGTGAAGGAGGGGGAGGCCGGCGGGGTCGAGGCGGATCGCTTCTACCTGTATCCGGTCTTCGAGGGTCAGCGGCACGAGCTCCTGGCGGCCGGCCTGCGCGACCTCCTGGTCTCCCAGGTGTCCATGGAGGACGCCGGCCCCGGCCGTGTCTCCATGCGGCACTGGGTGCGGGTGAGCGACATCCGCCGCATCGACAGCGAGGCGGCGCTGCGGGCGCTGGAACCCTTCCTGGTGGTCGACCCGATCCGTTATCCGCGCGAGGTGCTGGGCTGGGAGCCGGGGCAGGCGCTCTGGGTGGTGGTGGTCCGGGTCTTCCGGATGCGCCGTTCGCAGAGCGTCCCGCTCCGGCCGGAGTACGAGGAGGACCGCCGCTGGGTGACGCTGGACGCCTCGGATGCCCGGGAGCTTCCTCCCATTCCGCCCGCCGGTTTTGAGATCTGCATCTCGGACACCGCCTTCTCGCACGACCGGGCGGAGATCCTGAAGACGCTGGCGCCCTACGCCTGA
- a CDS encoding arginine decarboxylase, pyruvoyl-dependent has protein sequence MLPTPKRVKLTAGAAEGDQPLTAFDKALLQAGIGNLNLIKVSSILPPRCTYEEEFPIPPGSLTPTAYGTLVSTEPGKEISAAIALGFSRDDYGVIMEFSGYCGEEEARSRVEAMVREAFAIRGKELVDIRTVAVSHRVEKTGAVVAAAVLWY, from the coding sequence TTGCTGCCCACGCCCAAGCGGGTCAAGCTGACCGCTGGCGCCGCCGAGGGTGACCAGCCCCTCACCGCCTTTGACAAGGCGCTGCTTCAGGCCGGCATCGGCAACCTCAACCTGATCAAGGTCTCCAGCATCCTTCCGCCGCGCTGCACGTACGAAGAGGAATTCCCGATCCCGCCCGGCTCCCTGACGCCGACGGCCTACGGGACGCTGGTCTCGACGGAGCCGGGGAAGGAGATCTCCGCCGCCATCGCGCTGGGTTTCTCCCGGGACGACTACGGTGTGATCATGGAGTTCTCCGGCTACTGCGGGGAGGAGGAGGCGCGAAGCCGCGTCGAGGCCATGGTCCGCGAGGCTTTCGCCATCCGCGGGAAGGAGCTGGTGGACATCCGCACGGTGGCCGTCTCCCACCGCGTCGAGAAGACCGGCGCGGTGGTGGCCGCCGCCGTCCTCTGGTACTGA